From one Anguilla rostrata isolate EN2019 chromosome 12, ASM1855537v3, whole genome shotgun sequence genomic stretch:
- the zgc:153184 gene encoding capZ-interacting protein isoform X3 yields the protein MPPPTGTEEVRRRPPRTLQLNPAEQTAGGKPIFSSSAPRVRPRSSPLIEKLQANLALSPTTLLPTSRSSEVNLPPSPFSPGHAHSPFGLPSPALSSPGPTPGSEEEAPISFERPPEGTALPSINKDRARLSFKRRPPTRQLRKSCSEEPAGEEGAAGGQSSPCQLDGQQKNEGAEEEAERTNRKVKGVRARKSSGRDGGGADEDGEETVAVTQEVKSAPDEAPAAPEGEGLPGEPCSEDRVRANQEEGAETQPQEEEEGENVIGPDEVTIEVSVK from the exons ATGCCTCCACCCACCGGAACAGAAGAG GTGAGGAGGAGGCCGCCACGCACACTCCAGCTGAACCCCGCGGAGCAGACGGCTGGAGGG AAACCCATTTTCTCCTCAAGCGCTCCTAGAGTCAGGCCAAGGAGCTCCCCTCTCATCGAAAAACTGCAG GCCAATCTTGCATTAAGCCCTACAACCCTGTTACCTACATCCAGGAGTTCGGAGGTGAATCTGCCGCCCAGCCCTTTCTCtcccggccacgcccacagcccCTTCGGGctgcccagccccgccctgaGCTCCCCCGGCCCCACCCCAGGGAGTGAGGAGGAGGCCCCCATCAGCTTTGAGCGCCCTCCTGAAGGGACTGCACTCCCCAGCATCAATAAG GACCGAGCTCGGCTGTCATTCAAGCGTCGGCCGCCCACGCGACAGCTCAGGAAGTCCTGCAGCGAGGAGCctgctggggaggagggggcagccGGGGGGCAGAGCTCCCCGTGTCAGCTAGACGGCCAGCAAAAGAACGAGGGAGCGGAGGAAGAGGCCGAGAGGACAAACAGGAAGGTCAAAGGGGTCAGGGCAAGGAAATCTTCAGGGAGGGACGGTGGAGGAGCAGATGAGGACGGAGAGGAAACGGTAGctgtcacacaggaagtgaagtcaGCCCCAGATGAGGCTCCCGCTGCgcccgagggggaggggctacccGGGGAGCCATGCTCAGAGgacagggtcagagccaatcaggaagagggggcggagacacagccccaggaggaggaggagggagagaatgtgATTGGCCCAGATGAGGTGACAATTGAAGTCTCAGTCAAGTGA
- the zgc:153184 gene encoding capZ-interacting protein isoform X1, giving the protein MLSAEKNSVSPSGSDHTGSSKGQNMPPPTGTEEVRRRPPRTLQLNPAEQTAGGKPIFSSSAPRVRPRSSPLIEKLQANLALSPTTLLPTSRSSEVNLPPSPFSPGHAHSPFGLPSPALSSPGPTPGSEEEAPISFERPPEGTALPSINKDRARLSFKRRPPTRQLRKSCSEEPAGEEGAAGGQSSPCQLDGQQKNEGAEEEAERTNRKVKGVRARKSSGRDGGGADEDGEETVAVTQEVKSAPDEAPAAPEGEGLPGEPCSEDRVRANQEEGAETQPQEEEEGENVIGPDEVTIEVSVK; this is encoded by the exons ATGCTGAGTGCAGAG AAGAATTCTGTCAGCCCCTCTGGGTCTGACCATACAGGAAGTTCGAAGGGTCAGAACATGCCTCCACCCACCGGAACAGAAGAG GTGAGGAGGAGGCCGCCACGCACACTCCAGCTGAACCCCGCGGAGCAGACGGCTGGAGGG AAACCCATTTTCTCCTCAAGCGCTCCTAGAGTCAGGCCAAGGAGCTCCCCTCTCATCGAAAAACTGCAG GCCAATCTTGCATTAAGCCCTACAACCCTGTTACCTACATCCAGGAGTTCGGAGGTGAATCTGCCGCCCAGCCCTTTCTCtcccggccacgcccacagcccCTTCGGGctgcccagccccgccctgaGCTCCCCCGGCCCCACCCCAGGGAGTGAGGAGGAGGCCCCCATCAGCTTTGAGCGCCCTCCTGAAGGGACTGCACTCCCCAGCATCAATAAG GACCGAGCTCGGCTGTCATTCAAGCGTCGGCCGCCCACGCGACAGCTCAGGAAGTCCTGCAGCGAGGAGCctgctggggaggagggggcagccGGGGGGCAGAGCTCCCCGTGTCAGCTAGACGGCCAGCAAAAGAACGAGGGAGCGGAGGAAGAGGCCGAGAGGACAAACAGGAAGGTCAAAGGGGTCAGGGCAAGGAAATCTTCAGGGAGGGACGGTGGAGGAGCAGATGAGGACGGAGAGGAAACGGTAGctgtcacacaggaagtgaagtcaGCCCCAGATGAGGCTCCCGCTGCgcccgagggggaggggctacccGGGGAGCCATGCTCAGAGgacagggtcagagccaatcaggaagagggggcggagacacagccccaggaggaggaggagggagagaatgtgATTGGCCCAGATGAGGTGACAATTGAAGTCTCAGTCAAGTGA
- the zgc:153184 gene encoding capZ-interacting protein isoform X2 produces the protein MEKNSVSPSGSDHTGSSKGQNMPPPTGTEEVRRRPPRTLQLNPAEQTAGGKPIFSSSAPRVRPRSSPLIEKLQANLALSPTTLLPTSRSSEVNLPPSPFSPGHAHSPFGLPSPALSSPGPTPGSEEEAPISFERPPEGTALPSINKDRARLSFKRRPPTRQLRKSCSEEPAGEEGAAGGQSSPCQLDGQQKNEGAEEEAERTNRKVKGVRARKSSGRDGGGADEDGEETVAVTQEVKSAPDEAPAAPEGEGLPGEPCSEDRVRANQEEGAETQPQEEEEGENVIGPDEVTIEVSVK, from the exons ATGGAG AAGAATTCTGTCAGCCCCTCTGGGTCTGACCATACAGGAAGTTCGAAGGGTCAGAACATGCCTCCACCCACCGGAACAGAAGAG GTGAGGAGGAGGCCGCCACGCACACTCCAGCTGAACCCCGCGGAGCAGACGGCTGGAGGG AAACCCATTTTCTCCTCAAGCGCTCCTAGAGTCAGGCCAAGGAGCTCCCCTCTCATCGAAAAACTGCAG GCCAATCTTGCATTAAGCCCTACAACCCTGTTACCTACATCCAGGAGTTCGGAGGTGAATCTGCCGCCCAGCCCTTTCTCtcccggccacgcccacagcccCTTCGGGctgcccagccccgccctgaGCTCCCCCGGCCCCACCCCAGGGAGTGAGGAGGAGGCCCCCATCAGCTTTGAGCGCCCTCCTGAAGGGACTGCACTCCCCAGCATCAATAAG GACCGAGCTCGGCTGTCATTCAAGCGTCGGCCGCCCACGCGACAGCTCAGGAAGTCCTGCAGCGAGGAGCctgctggggaggagggggcagccGGGGGGCAGAGCTCCCCGTGTCAGCTAGACGGCCAGCAAAAGAACGAGGGAGCGGAGGAAGAGGCCGAGAGGACAAACAGGAAGGTCAAAGGGGTCAGGGCAAGGAAATCTTCAGGGAGGGACGGTGGAGGAGCAGATGAGGACGGAGAGGAAACGGTAGctgtcacacaggaagtgaagtcaGCCCCAGATGAGGCTCCCGCTGCgcccgagggggaggggctacccGGGGAGCCATGCTCAGAGgacagggtcagagccaatcaggaagagggggcggagacacagccccaggaggaggaggagggagagaatgtgATTGGCCCAGATGAGGTGACAATTGAAGTCTCAGTCAAGTGA
- the zgc:153184 gene encoding capZ-interacting protein isoform X4, with amino-acid sequence MGQKGCHFSLFLLSPVQANLALSPTTLLPTSRSSEVNLPPSPFSPGHAHSPFGLPSPALSSPGPTPGSEEEAPISFERPPEGTALPSINKDRARLSFKRRPPTRQLRKSCSEEPAGEEGAAGGQSSPCQLDGQQKNEGAEEEAERTNRKVKGVRARKSSGRDGGGADEDGEETVAVTQEVKSAPDEAPAAPEGEGLPGEPCSEDRVRANQEEGAETQPQEEEEGENVIGPDEVTIEVSVK; translated from the exons ATGGGACAGAAGGGCTGTcatttttccctcttcctcctctccccggTTCAG GCCAATCTTGCATTAAGCCCTACAACCCTGTTACCTACATCCAGGAGTTCGGAGGTGAATCTGCCGCCCAGCCCTTTCTCtcccggccacgcccacagcccCTTCGGGctgcccagccccgccctgaGCTCCCCCGGCCCCACCCCAGGGAGTGAGGAGGAGGCCCCCATCAGCTTTGAGCGCCCTCCTGAAGGGACTGCACTCCCCAGCATCAATAAG GACCGAGCTCGGCTGTCATTCAAGCGTCGGCCGCCCACGCGACAGCTCAGGAAGTCCTGCAGCGAGGAGCctgctggggaggagggggcagccGGGGGGCAGAGCTCCCCGTGTCAGCTAGACGGCCAGCAAAAGAACGAGGGAGCGGAGGAAGAGGCCGAGAGGACAAACAGGAAGGTCAAAGGGGTCAGGGCAAGGAAATCTTCAGGGAGGGACGGTGGAGGAGCAGATGAGGACGGAGAGGAAACGGTAGctgtcacacaggaagtgaagtcaGCCCCAGATGAGGCTCCCGCTGCgcccgagggggaggggctacccGGGGAGCCATGCTCAGAGgacagggtcagagccaatcaggaagagggggcggagacacagccccaggaggaggaggagggagagaatgtgATTGGCCCAGATGAGGTGACAATTGAAGTCTCAGTCAAGTGA